One Pyrococcus furiosus DSM 3638 genomic region harbors:
- a CDS encoding ABC transporter substrate-binding protein, giving the protein MNKKISMLLIVLLGIAVFASGCIGGGGAKIVWASTQLNPPEERAFVLNELIPPFKEETGIDVEFVPLSYADLSTRLEAEMSSGEVTLDVVADLHGGLDYFNSKGWLTDLSGKIKELQGRTFIESYLQYATDQNGKVFYVPWMSATYVMVVNKEAFKYLPEGLTQEDVMKGTEKWTYDALLEWLENIYKQTGKKAFGLPAGPKGLLHRFIHGYLYPSFTGYETKKFDSPEALEMWDYFKDLWEYTNPASTTWDAMADPLLQGDVLIAWDHTARIKNAITTKPDQFVVVPVPRGPKGRGFIVVLAGLAIPKNAPHQEEAWKLIEYLTRPETQVKVMEKVGFFPTVKEASNAVPEGPLKILVNGVTAQSSTSDALIVMIPNLGEKGGEFSAIYRDAFTRIVLNGEDPESVLKELGPKLHKLFEEVGVPEP; this is encoded by the coding sequence ATGAACAAGAAAATTAGCATGCTATTAATTGTACTTCTAGGGATAGCAGTGTTTGCCAGTGGATGCATTGGAGGGGGAGGTGCAAAGATAGTCTGGGCTTCTACCCAGCTCAACCCACCAGAAGAGAGAGCGTTTGTTTTAAACGAGCTAATTCCTCCATTCAAGGAGGAGACAGGGATTGACGTAGAGTTTGTTCCACTAAGCTATGCTGACCTCTCAACTAGACTTGAGGCTGAGATGAGCTCTGGAGAAGTAACCCTAGATGTGGTTGCAGACCTTCACGGGGGATTGGATTACTTCAACTCCAAAGGATGGCTAACTGATCTTTCCGGAAAGATAAAGGAACTGCAAGGAAGAACATTTATTGAGAGCTACCTACAATACGCCACAGATCAAAATGGAAAAGTATTCTACGTTCCATGGATGAGTGCTACCTACGTAATGGTGGTCAATAAGGAAGCATTCAAGTACCTGCCTGAAGGCCTAACTCAGGAAGATGTAATGAAGGGGACGGAGAAGTGGACTTACGATGCCCTCCTAGAGTGGCTTGAGAATATATACAAGCAGACTGGAAAGAAGGCCTTTGGATTACCCGCTGGTCCAAAGGGACTACTCCATAGGTTCATCCACGGCTACCTATACCCAAGCTTTACTGGGTATGAGACAAAGAAATTCGATAGCCCTGAGGCCCTAGAGATGTGGGATTACTTCAAAGACCTCTGGGAGTACACTAACCCAGCCTCAACAACGTGGGATGCCATGGCAGATCCTCTACTGCAAGGGGATGTTTTGATTGCATGGGATCACACAGCTAGAATAAAGAATGCAATAACCACAAAGCCCGATCAATTCGTTGTAGTCCCAGTTCCCAGGGGGCCAAAGGGAAGAGGATTCATTGTTGTTCTAGCCGGACTTGCCATACCCAAGAATGCTCCACACCAGGAAGAAGCATGGAAGTTGATTGAATACTTAACAAGGCCAGAAACCCAGGTTAAAGTAATGGAGAAGGTAGGATTCTTCCCAACAGTTAAGGAGGCAAGCAATGCAGTTCCTGAGGGCCCACTAAAGATTTTAGTTAACGGAGTTACTGCCCAGTCCTCAACAAGCGATGCCTTAATCGTCATGATCCCCAACCTGGGAGAGAAGGGTGGAGAGTTCAGCGCAATTTACAGAGATGCCTTCACTAGAATAGTACTCAACGGAGAGGATCCAGAGAGTGTGCTGAAAGAGTTGGGTCCAAAGCTTCACAAACTCTTTGAAGAGGTAGGAGTTCCAGAGCCTTGA
- a CDS encoding carbohydrate ABC transporter permease, which yields MKIRSSHIPYLLILPAVAYLAFFIGYPLIQALYLAFTKNGAFSLDTVRRATSDPMFWQALKYTILLAITIVPLQLILALILALAVNGSFKGRDFAIYALVIPLTISDVAAGLIWYTMLADYGFLNKLLLNLGLISEPIHFFGYEYRMMEFLAIVIAEVWRATAIVFVILVAGLQMISKEYLEAAEVFGAGYWTRLRKIVIPMLKPSIQSALIIRTLFAMQVFGIVWILAGRDIPVLAGEGFYQLVEIKDYGVASIYALTIAALSILLGALYIKFLKAEYLEVRT from the coding sequence ATGAAAATAAGAAGTTCTCATATTCCCTACCTTTTAATTTTACCGGCCGTGGCTTACCTAGCGTTTTTCATTGGCTATCCTCTGATTCAAGCCCTTTACCTAGCTTTCACTAAGAATGGCGCGTTTTCATTGGATACAGTTAGGAGAGCCACTTCTGATCCAATGTTTTGGCAGGCGCTAAAATATACAATTCTACTGGCTATAACCATAGTTCCCCTCCAACTTATCCTCGCATTGATACTGGCTTTGGCCGTTAATGGGTCATTTAAAGGAAGAGATTTCGCTATATACGCCCTAGTTATACCTTTAACGATAAGTGATGTAGCCGCTGGCTTGATTTGGTATACAATGCTTGCCGATTATGGATTTTTAAATAAGCTTCTCTTGAACCTGGGATTAATTTCAGAACCAATTCACTTCTTCGGGTATGAATATAGGATGATGGAATTCCTAGCCATAGTTATTGCAGAAGTTTGGAGAGCTACTGCCATAGTCTTCGTAATTTTGGTTGCAGGACTTCAAATGATAAGTAAGGAGTATCTAGAGGCTGCTGAAGTTTTTGGAGCTGGCTACTGGACAAGACTTAGGAAAATAGTAATTCCAATGCTAAAGCCCAGCATTCAAAGCGCCCTCATTATTAGAACGCTCTTCGCCATGCAGGTCTTCGGTATTGTCTGGATATTAGCGGGAAGAGACATCCCAGTGTTGGCCGGAGAGGGATTCTATCAATTGGTGGAGATAAAGGATTATGGAGTGGCCTCAATATACGCCTTAACAATAGCTGCATTATCAATACTCCTCGGAGCATTGTACATTAAGTTCCTGAAAGCTGAATATCTGGAGGTGAGAACATGA
- a CDS encoding carbohydrate ABC transporter permease, whose translation MNEKTLFMLKKVLFYAFIFTVVAWIIIPLIVSALYAFSTKTDYYDPNKVIPTSFTSEWVKIILFTLGAWDGIKNSVIVALLTIAISFLLGVPAGYAIARYVFKGKDTIKLSIIALRMFPIPIMAIPLVVLYIKLHLVDTLLGVALAHTAMALPFVVLITSSIFASVDKELEEAAMVFGLTRFGAFKAITLPLALPGLAAAAMFTFVMSWNEVFVASVLTLKNRTLPAQTLSIVAGAAGGAAPAYYKFAAAFIMVLPAMLFIFFARKYLITMWGITLR comes from the coding sequence ATGAACGAGAAAACACTTTTTATGCTTAAAAAAGTCCTATTTTATGCGTTCATCTTTACCGTCGTTGCCTGGATAATAATTCCCCTCATTGTTTCAGCCCTCTACGCGTTCTCAACAAAGACAGATTACTATGACCCAAACAAGGTAATACCCACCAGCTTTACTTCGGAGTGGGTAAAGATAATCCTCTTTACACTTGGGGCCTGGGATGGAATCAAGAATAGTGTAATTGTAGCTTTACTAACAATAGCAATCTCGTTTTTGCTGGGAGTTCCAGCGGGATATGCTATTGCAAGGTACGTATTTAAAGGTAAGGACACAATAAAGCTTTCCATAATAGCACTGAGAATGTTTCCAATTCCAATAATGGCGATTCCATTGGTTGTCCTCTACATAAAATTACATCTAGTTGATACACTCCTGGGTGTTGCGTTAGCTCATACTGCTATGGCATTACCCTTTGTAGTATTGATAACTTCAAGCATATTCGCCAGTGTTGATAAAGAGCTGGAAGAGGCTGCGATGGTCTTTGGCCTAACTAGATTTGGGGCATTTAAAGCGATAACTCTACCTCTAGCTCTTCCTGGGTTAGCCGCGGCTGCAATGTTCACCTTTGTAATGAGCTGGAATGAGGTATTTGTTGCTTCAGTATTAACCCTCAAAAACAGAACCCTACCTGCTCAAACCCTCTCCATAGTTGCGGGCGCAGCAGGAGGTGCAGCTCCTGCCTACTACAAGTTCGCGGCCGCCTTTATAATGGTTCTACCAGCAATGTTGTTCATATTCTTCGCTAGGAAGTACCTGATAACCATGTGGGGAATAACACTGAGGTGA
- a CDS encoding ABC transporter ATP-binding protein — protein MVEVRLENLTKKFGDFTAVNSLNLTIKDGEFLVLLGPSGCGKTTTLRMIAGLEEPTSGKIYFGDRDVTYLPPKDRNVSMVFQSYAVWPHMTVYENIAFPLKIKKYPKDEIERRVKWAAELLQIEELLDRYPAQLSGGQRQRVAVARAIVVEPDVLLMDEPLSNLDAKLRVAMRAEIKKLQQKLKVTTIYVTHDQVEAMTMGDRIAVMNRGKLLQVGSPTEVYLNPNSVFVATFIGAPEMNILEVSVGEGYLEGEGFKIELPDDIMEALRNYIGKTVLFGIRPEHMVIEGISELAHMRRTAKIKGVVDFVEALGTDTIVHVRFEESIIKVKLPGHIPLEIGKEVSVLIDLDKIHIFDKNSEKAII, from the coding sequence ATGGTTGAGGTAAGGTTAGAGAATCTCACAAAAAAGTTTGGAGATTTTACCGCAGTTAATAGCTTAAATCTCACGATTAAGGATGGAGAATTCCTAGTGTTATTGGGCCCCTCAGGATGTGGAAAGACGACAACTTTGAGAATGATTGCAGGGCTTGAAGAACCAACGTCTGGGAAAATATACTTCGGGGATAGAGACGTCACATACCTCCCTCCAAAAGATAGAAATGTAAGCATGGTTTTCCAGAGCTATGCCGTGTGGCCTCACATGACAGTTTATGAGAACATAGCCTTTCCGCTTAAGATCAAGAAGTATCCAAAAGATGAGATAGAGAGGAGAGTCAAGTGGGCTGCAGAGCTCCTGCAAATTGAAGAATTACTTGACAGATATCCAGCACAGCTCTCTGGAGGACAGAGGCAGAGAGTCGCAGTTGCCAGGGCCATAGTTGTAGAGCCAGATGTATTGCTTATGGATGAGCCGTTAAGCAACTTGGATGCTAAATTAAGAGTCGCTATGAGGGCTGAGATAAAGAAGTTGCAACAGAAGCTTAAGGTCACTACAATCTACGTAACCCACGACCAAGTTGAGGCAATGACTATGGGAGATAGAATTGCAGTAATGAACAGAGGAAAGTTACTCCAAGTTGGCTCGCCTACTGAAGTTTACTTAAACCCCAACTCCGTCTTTGTAGCCACCTTTATAGGAGCTCCAGAAATGAATATTTTAGAAGTTTCAGTAGGCGAAGGATACCTGGAAGGAGAAGGATTTAAGATAGAGCTCCCAGATGACATAATGGAAGCATTGAGGAACTATATAGGGAAAACCGTTCTCTTTGGAATACGTCCCGAACATATGGTAATTGAAGGGATAAGCGAACTTGCCCACATGAGAAGAACTGCAAAGATAAAGGGAGTTGTGGATTTCGTTGAGGCACTGGGAACAGATACAATAGTGCACGTTAGGTTCGAGGAGTCAATTATAAAAGTTAAGCTTCCTGGCCATATTCCTTTGGAGATAGGAAAAGAGGTATCTGTGCTAATAGATCTAGACAAGATTCATATATTTGACAAGAATTCAGAAAAGGCCATAATTTAA
- a CDS encoding anaerobic ribonucleoside triphosphate reductase has product MEKVDIIHEYARWGSLDVLENANRYPGPSGFFAYVMEEALKSSLSLIPEVGLRAHFSGDIYIHKLPYSLYIPYCTGHSIARLLKRGLRTPTITSRPAKHFDTFVDHIANYLITLQHYFSGAQAFSSVEWYAGPFIRKENLDLRKVKQNIQRLVYNLNYPTRIGLQTPFTNFTVTLDAPKKMLEGDYAIYNGEEVAPLGEYEREAKMFILALTEVLREGDALGQPFTFPIPTLMVTADMIWNDPEVFEAIFTTAAKRGSFYWLNTNVVDPDASYAMCCRLNIDKREFTYTFSLDEDVEKLERQRFGGLWAMPDVTGSVNVTTVNLPRIALKSRDEDEFWEEYEKTLEIVRITTEWFRNRYVKLLSMYPHMYSMIRDYLEEFPSSHFNTIGILGLPEAAALYLNSPELWKEGNRRDWIEAARLMKRMVEFATEKAREWMKATRVPWNVEEVPGESAQAKLALKDMKDFPELKEYLDDPENPIYSTSIAPYYGPLELGDRIRIEEIVQGSFTGGVMMHIFLGEEPDPEALAELTKKLMKTKLVYWSYTPALTVCNSCKSSFTGLYTSCPKCGSHDVEVWSRIIGYYRPLKNWNPYRKKEFWRRKHYLA; this is encoded by the coding sequence ATGGAAAAGGTGGACATCATCCACGAGTATGCAAGGTGGGGAAGTCTTGACGTTCTGGAGAACGCAAATAGATACCCAGGACCTAGTGGATTCTTTGCCTATGTAATGGAAGAAGCACTAAAAAGTAGCTTAAGCTTAATTCCAGAGGTCGGATTAAGGGCTCACTTCTCAGGAGATATTTACATCCACAAGCTCCCCTACAGTCTCTACATACCTTATTGTACAGGGCACAGCATTGCTAGATTACTAAAGAGAGGGTTGAGGACGCCAACAATAACTTCTAGACCAGCTAAACACTTCGACACCTTCGTTGATCACATTGCAAACTACCTAATAACCCTACAACACTACTTCTCTGGTGCACAGGCTTTCTCAAGCGTTGAATGGTATGCTGGACCATTCATAAGGAAGGAAAATCTAGATCTAAGAAAAGTAAAGCAAAATATTCAAAGGTTAGTCTATAACCTAAATTACCCAACAAGAATTGGCCTTCAGACCCCCTTTACGAACTTTACGGTAACTCTCGATGCTCCAAAGAAAATGCTTGAAGGAGATTACGCAATATACAATGGAGAAGAAGTAGCTCCTCTAGGTGAATATGAGAGAGAGGCTAAGATGTTCATATTGGCTCTTACCGAGGTTCTCAGAGAAGGAGATGCCCTAGGACAGCCTTTCACGTTTCCAATCCCCACCCTTATGGTAACCGCGGATATGATTTGGAATGACCCCGAAGTTTTTGAAGCTATCTTTACCACAGCTGCTAAACGAGGAAGCTTCTACTGGTTGAACACCAACGTTGTTGATCCAGATGCAAGCTATGCAATGTGCTGTAGGTTAAACATAGATAAGAGAGAATTCACATATACATTCTCGCTAGATGAAGATGTAGAGAAGCTCGAAAGGCAAAGATTTGGTGGATTATGGGCAATGCCCGATGTTACTGGTTCTGTAAACGTTACAACAGTTAACCTTCCCAGGATTGCCCTCAAAAGCAGAGATGAAGATGAGTTCTGGGAAGAATACGAAAAGACCCTCGAGATAGTTAGGATAACAACCGAATGGTTCAGAAACAGGTATGTTAAGTTGCTCTCCATGTATCCCCACATGTACAGCATGATAAGGGACTACTTAGAGGAATTTCCATCAAGCCACTTCAACACCATCGGAATCCTGGGACTTCCAGAAGCTGCCGCATTATACCTAAACTCCCCAGAGTTGTGGAAAGAAGGAAATAGAAGGGATTGGATCGAGGCTGCAAGGTTAATGAAGAGAATGGTGGAGTTTGCTACAGAAAAGGCCAGAGAATGGATGAAAGCTACAAGAGTTCCATGGAATGTTGAAGAAGTTCCTGGGGAAAGCGCACAAGCTAAGTTAGCTCTCAAAGATATGAAGGACTTTCCAGAGTTAAAGGAATACCTAGATGACCCCGAGAATCCTATCTACTCAACTAGCATAGCCCCCTACTACGGCCCACTTGAACTAGGAGACAGGATTAGAATTGAGGAAATCGTCCAAGGAAGCTTCACGGGAGGGGTAATGATGCATATCTTCCTGGGAGAAGAGCCAGATCCTGAGGCATTAGCTGAGCTAACTAAAAAGCTAATGAAGACCAAGCTAGTATACTGGAGTTACACTCCAGCTTTAACGGTCTGCAACTCGTGTAAATCCTCCTTCACAGGATTATATACGAGTTGCCCCAAGTGTGGAAGCCACGATGTAGAGGTATGGAGTAGAATAATAGGCTATTATAGGCCATTGAAGAACTGGAATCCATATAGGAAGAAAGAGTTCTGGAGAAGGAAACACTACTTAGCCTGA
- a CDS encoding anaerobic ribonucleoside-triphosphate reductase activating protein gives MLIGGWKAVSMVDIPGKVTFTLWLCGCNLRCPFCHNWKLAQGMECFKLEKEELIAEVEENSYLVDYFHVTGGEPLIQWREFQELLREVREYLPVSLNSNLTLVKPLEKIIDLVDHVATDLKAPPTELYGLPENVSLKLWQLFLKGLEIVSENSIPLELRIPVSKGFDIQEIMRWIEEGLEKIDTDFYVVLHPLVGPPITNPRNKEWCNNHCWADREIELIKEKLEERGVKKVIVRKYS, from the coding sequence ATGCTTATCGGAGGATGGAAGGCAGTAAGCATGGTAGACATTCCTGGGAAGGTTACCTTTACCCTCTGGCTTTGCGGATGCAATCTTAGATGTCCATTTTGCCACAACTGGAAGTTAGCCCAGGGAATGGAATGCTTTAAACTAGAGAAAGAGGAGTTAATTGCAGAAGTCGAGGAAAATTCATACCTAGTGGATTACTTTCATGTAACGGGAGGAGAACCACTAATTCAGTGGAGGGAGTTTCAGGAACTTCTCAGGGAGGTTAGAGAGTATCTTCCAGTAAGTCTTAACTCAAACCTAACATTAGTGAAACCGTTGGAGAAGATAATTGACCTTGTGGATCATGTGGCCACGGATCTAAAAGCTCCACCAACTGAACTTTATGGCTTACCAGAAAATGTTTCCCTCAAGCTCTGGCAACTATTTTTGAAGGGCTTAGAAATAGTCTCCGAAAATTCCATACCTCTAGAGCTTAGAATACCCGTAAGCAAGGGATTTGATATTCAAGAGATAATGAGATGGATCGAAGAAGGCCTAGAAAAGATAGACACAGATTTCTATGTTGTGCTACATCCCTTAGTGGGACCTCCCATAACAAATCCCAGGAATAAAGAGTGGTGCAACAACCACTGTTGGGCCGACAGAGAAATCGAATTAATAAAAGAAAAGCTAGAAGAGAGGGGGGTAAAGAAAGTTATCGTCAGGAAGTATTCTTAA
- the thsB gene encoding thermosome subunit beta, producing the protein MAQLAGQPILILPEGTQRYVGRDAQRMNILAARIVAETIRTTLGPKGMDKMLVDSLGDIVITNDGATILDEMDIQHPAAKMMVEVAKTQDKEAGDGTTTAVVIAGELLRKAEELLDQNIHPSIIIKGYTLAAQKAQEILENIAKEVKPDDEEILLKAAMTSITGKAAEEEREYLAKLAVEAVKLVAEKEDGKYKVDIDNIKLEKKEGGSVRDTQLIRGVVIDKEVVHPGMPKRVEKAKIALINDALEVKETETDAEIRITSPEQLQAFLEQEERMLREMVEKIKEVGANVVFVQKGIDDLAQHYLAKYGIMAVRRVKKSDMEKLAKATGAKIVTNIRDLTPEDLGYAELVEERKVAGESMIFVEGCQNPKAVTILIRGGTEHVVDEVERALEDAIKVVKDILEDGKILAGGGAPEIELAIRLDEYAKEVGGKEQLAIEAFAEALKVIPRTLAENAGLDPIETLVKVIAAHKEKGPTIGVDVYEGEPADMLERGVIEPLRVKKQAIKSASEAAIMILRIDDVIAASKLEKEKEKEGEKGGGSEDFSSDLD; encoded by the coding sequence ATGGCCCAGTTAGCAGGCCAACCCATTCTAATTTTGCCTGAAGGAACCCAAAGATACGTTGGTAGAGATGCCCAGAGAATGAACATTCTTGCTGCTAGAATTGTTGCAGAGACAATAAGAACAACCCTCGGACCAAAGGGAATGGACAAGATGCTCGTTGATAGCCTTGGAGACATCGTAATAACAAACGACGGTGCAACAATTCTCGATGAGATGGACATTCAGCACCCAGCAGCTAAGATGATGGTTGAGGTCGCAAAGACCCAGGACAAGGAGGCCGGTGATGGAACAACAACCGCTGTAGTAATTGCAGGTGAGCTCCTAAGAAAGGCTGAAGAATTACTAGACCAGAACATTCACCCAAGCATAATCATCAAAGGTTACACCTTAGCAGCACAAAAGGCTCAAGAGATCCTCGAGAACATAGCCAAAGAAGTCAAGCCCGACGATGAGGAAATTCTCCTCAAGGCTGCAATGACATCAATTACCGGTAAGGCCGCTGAGGAGGAGAGGGAGTACTTAGCCAAGCTTGCAGTAGAGGCAGTTAAGCTAGTTGCAGAGAAGGAAGACGGAAAGTACAAGGTTGACATCGACAACATCAAGCTCGAGAAGAAGGAGGGTGGAAGCGTCAGAGACACCCAGCTCATAAGAGGTGTAGTTATTGACAAGGAAGTAGTCCACCCAGGAATGCCAAAGAGAGTCGAGAAAGCTAAGATTGCACTAATTAACGATGCACTTGAGGTTAAGGAGACCGAGACTGATGCCGAGATAAGAATTACCAGCCCAGAGCAACTCCAGGCCTTCCTCGAGCAAGAGGAGAGAATGCTCAGAGAGATGGTCGAGAAGATCAAGGAAGTCGGAGCTAACGTAGTATTCGTCCAGAAGGGAATTGACGATCTAGCACAGCACTACCTAGCCAAATACGGAATAATGGCCGTCAGAAGAGTCAAGAAGAGCGACATGGAGAAGCTCGCCAAGGCCACAGGAGCTAAGATCGTAACCAACATTAGGGACCTCACACCAGAGGACCTCGGTTACGCTGAGCTAGTAGAAGAGAGAAAGGTTGCTGGAGAGAGCATGATATTCGTCGAGGGCTGCCAGAACCCCAAGGCTGTGACAATCCTCATCAGAGGTGGAACTGAGCACGTAGTCGATGAGGTCGAGAGAGCCCTAGAAGATGCAATAAAGGTTGTGAAGGACATCCTTGAAGATGGAAAGATCCTAGCTGGCGGTGGAGCACCAGAAATCGAGTTAGCCATTAGACTCGACGAGTACGCCAAGGAAGTTGGTGGCAAGGAGCAGTTGGCAATTGAGGCCTTTGCAGAGGCTCTCAAGGTCATTCCAAGGACACTAGCAGAGAACGCTGGTCTCGACCCAATCGAGACACTCGTTAAGGTCATCGCTGCCCACAAGGAGAAGGGACCAACCATCGGTGTCGATGTATACGAAGGCGAACCAGCAGACATGCTAGAGAGAGGAGTCATCGAGCCACTAAGAGTCAAGAAGCAAGCTATCAAGAGTGCTAGCGAGGCAGCAATAATGATCCTCAGAATCGACGATGTCATCGCTGCCAGCAAGCTCGAGAAAGAGAAGGAGAAAGAAGGTGAGAAGGGAGGAGGAAGCGAGGACTTCAGCAGTGATCTAGACTGA
- the ppcA gene encoding phosphoenolpyruvate carboxylase, translated as MIPRIMSTQHPDNYSIPFFASSPILEGEDEITEAFYAFSVLGADEQMWDFEGKEVDEFVVKKLLERYPTFFKNNILGKDIRLTPRVPNPSVEKEEAKLLLETLQGIARSADYARIFYGDNIAPIFEVILPMTTSVEEIERVYWLYKKAVVWISREKIYDITVREWIGDFFPEKINVIPLFETKSALIKAAKITEAYILNRKNDIEYQRVFFARSDPAMNYGLITAVTYVKRALYEVLKVEEELSIPIYPIIGVGGPPLRGGMRPDNVDAVVKEYPSVQTFTIQSSFKYDYPTKDVVKAVEKIKSTKRKLPIPVEIPPFLVNYEAEYQKQIRILAPYINSVAKRIPRRRKRKLHIGLFGYSRNVNGITLPRAITFTAALYSIGIPPELLALNSLTDSQLETISEYYINVYEDLEFAMRFFSPKVAEKVGLKELAERVKEFKPEQIPEYIEEAEIVFKGEGDVMKLAQLRGFLG; from the coding sequence ATGATACCAAGAATAATGAGTACTCAACATCCTGACAACTATTCAATACCATTTTTCGCTAGCTCCCCCATACTAGAGGGAGAAGATGAGATAACGGAGGCATTCTATGCCTTCAGTGTCCTTGGAGCAGATGAACAAATGTGGGACTTTGAAGGAAAAGAAGTTGATGAATTCGTTGTTAAAAAACTTCTCGAGAGATACCCAACATTTTTCAAGAACAATATTCTTGGAAAGGATATTCGCCTGACCCCAAGAGTTCCAAACCCAAGTGTAGAAAAAGAAGAAGCAAAGTTACTTCTCGAAACCCTTCAAGGAATCGCAAGAAGTGCGGATTATGCAAGGATATTCTATGGAGATAACATAGCTCCAATATTCGAAGTAATACTTCCCATGACAACTAGTGTAGAGGAAATTGAGAGAGTATACTGGCTCTATAAGAAGGCAGTAGTTTGGATAAGCAGAGAGAAAATCTATGATATAACAGTAAGGGAGTGGATCGGAGATTTCTTCCCAGAAAAAATTAATGTAATCCCACTGTTTGAGACGAAATCCGCTCTAATCAAAGCTGCAAAAATAACAGAAGCTTACATACTAAATAGGAAGAATGACATTGAGTATCAGAGGGTCTTTTTTGCTAGAAGTGATCCCGCAATGAACTACGGTCTAATTACAGCAGTCACTTACGTTAAAAGGGCACTATATGAAGTTCTAAAGGTAGAAGAGGAGCTCAGCATTCCAATATACCCAATTATCGGAGTTGGTGGTCCTCCCTTGAGAGGAGGAATGAGACCAGATAACGTTGATGCAGTAGTAAAGGAATATCCAAGTGTCCAAACCTTCACAATCCAGAGCTCCTTCAAGTATGACTACCCAACCAAAGACGTCGTTAAGGCGGTAGAGAAAATTAAATCGACAAAAAGAAAGTTGCCAATTCCAGTTGAAATTCCTCCATTTCTGGTTAACTATGAGGCAGAATACCAAAAGCAGATTAGAATTCTAGCCCCATACATAAACAGCGTAGCAAAGAGAATACCCAGGAGAAGAAAGAGGAAGCTCCACATAGGATTATTCGGATATTCAAGAAATGTGAACGGGATAACTCTGCCCAGAGCAATCACATTCACTGCTGCCCTTTACTCCATCGGAATCCCCCCAGAACTTCTTGCATTAAACTCACTCACAGACTCCCAACTCGAAACAATTTCAGAATACTACATCAACGTATATGAAGACTTAGAATTTGCCATGAGATTTTTCTCTCCAAAAGTTGCTGAAAAGGTAGGATTGAAAGAGCTAGCAGAAAGGGTCAAGGAATTCAAACCAGAGCAAATCCCTGAGTACATTGAGGAGGCAGAAATAGTGTTTAAAGGGGAAGGAGATGTGATGAAGCTGGCCCAGTTAAGAGGGTTTCTTGGATAA